The following DNA comes from Paenibacillus crassostreae.
GTTGCTGCAACCCCATCCATGACTGGCATATTAATATCCATCAGCACAATATCGGGCTGAAACTGCTCACAGCCTTCGATTGCTTCTTCCCCATTTTTGGCTAACCCGACAATTTCTAAATCCTCTTCCATGGACAGTACGATATGTAGACTCTCCAGAATTAATTCTTGGTCATCGGCAAGCAGCACTTTAATTTTTGCCATGCAGCATCGCTCCTTTCAGCGGAATTTCACATCTGACTTCGGTGATCGCTGCAGTTCCCACCATGGATGATACAAACAGGCGACCTCCCAGCCGCTCAACCCGATGTTTCATAGAGGTCAAGCCGAAGCCATATTCCAGCCTATCAATCGGTTTGCCATTATTTTGAATGGATAATTGCAGCATCGACTCGGAGAATTGAAACTCCAAATGCAGTTGAGACGCTTTCCCATGCTTTAATGCATTTGTAAAAGACTCCTGGATGACCCGAAGGATCGTTTGTCGCACTTCAAAACTAATCGGTTGTGCTGCCCCAAATGTATTCAAAGTCAGGACTGTTGCAGTGTGCTCCTGGAAACTAGCCATAAGCGCCTCAACCTGTTGCATAAGAGTAGATTCTTCATCTTCTTCTCCCATTTCGTGTACGATATTTCTCATTTCGTCCAGATTTTGCTCAGCCAATGTTCTTAAACGAATTAACCGATCTTTGACCTCGGCAGGTTTGCGATCCATAAGGGCTATGGAAGCATCAAGGCTCATAATGAGTGAGATAAAGGAGTGACCCAGTGTATCATGAAGCTCCTTAGACATGCGGTTGCGCTCTTCAAGTAAAGTCATCTTCTCAATCTCAGCAGCGTAGTGGGTTAACAGTTTATTTTGCTGTTCCACTTCGGCTACCAGTTCATTTTTCTGATAATACGCATTGGCTACGAAGCTTGCCCATATACCGATGAAGCAGAATAACAGATTGTCTGCTCCGATACTAAGCGTTTGTTCCCAAGGTGATTTTAAGTGAGACTGAAAGGTAAAAGGAATTAAAGTAACTGCGGGAATAATCCATAGCGTCTGCTTAGTCAATAAGTATCCCATTGTAAGACTAGGCAACAAGTAGT
Coding sequences within:
- a CDS encoding sensor histidine kinase, whose product is MNTVFHPDLTSRADYLLPSLTMGYLLTKQTLWIIPAVTLIPFTFQSHLKSPWEQTLSIGADNLLFCFIGIWASFVANAYYQKNELVAEVEQQNKLLTHYAAEIEKMTLLEERNRMSKELHDTLGHSFISLIMSLDASIALMDRKPAEVKDRLIRLRTLAEQNLDEMRNIVHEMGEEDEESTLMQQVEALMASFQEHTATVLTLNTFGAAQPISFEVRQTILRVIQESFTNALKHGKASQLHLEFQFSESMLQLSIQNNGKPIDRLEYGFGLTSMKHRVERLGGRLFVSSMVGTAAITEVRCEIPLKGAMLHGKN